Proteins found in one Anopheles aquasalis chromosome 3, idAnoAquaMG_Q_19, whole genome shotgun sequence genomic segment:
- the LOC126578852 gene encoding uncharacterized protein LOC126578852 isoform X2, producing the protein MQRCGLCSIISSLLRRAMCVGSRRGSGESYYQELAETNIADGATMEPTDTSSYKRLISNTSSTTPATTTIVAPATVTPTTASANVMLMHDEDDADGVGLGSDAAAVCSPPVGASLRRISEHDRPLFEALLAEESGELPRRRHACTGRFLTMHKRRRKKLLTRSLALDQAILDDVLHGQVQCILDRVHHWRFNAFTLETVTGGRSLPVLCVHLFHWYGLLDHFHLDVVRVWKLFSLIEEGYHSTNPYHNSIHATDVTQAMHCFLQERRILEHLSPLEIMASLIGAVTHDLDHPGVNQPFLIATSNHLAALYENTSVLENHHWRSAIGCLLESGVAEQVQDIRPELEKQISSLILATDITRQQEFIGRFRDYLSRDALDMRNTDHRHFILQISLKCADISNPCRPWDISKKWSQKVCEEFFRQGDYERQLNLPVTSLCDRQTTTVPKIQTGFFKFVVTPLMDEWHRFLRTDLSHSMMHHLRYNQAQWESKLQAEINEETRTEISDAELLDDEDLEVAVSGADNGGGAGCDDECDESGQLTLDLSESSEMLLPVMAAKLGRRSSLQVAGASGGFGVGRARTDRRLSVPATHCIPKIILPAKDGSASGGAGGTCGGSVRSGGTGGGTGEFSLPPESIQEGDEHRFDNDSLSIFSSDSDSLHRGARGSSTGSAADRERPLSAENLLPDCSIASMTDGACGDRLNLVLHGAASVGNTANLLTVGTSKHLIRQQTFPPLQPYVRTRYMSSQAELGACPEALLESNSSSSSSCSNTNHLQQPSQPGQGQQPPSVHHHHHHHHRHTSTHTESRARILATRKDSIKREPQPDAPSSSSLQDNSSSSSSCSCSGGTGAGGQGSKIKVPKLSHGQKENLDPSMLKRSLSRRRGSAPVTVALPPKPGTTDGPLAATGASVGPLGSEGAKSFVIKTCDLMRRGSMPADAIIHAKDLPPPQSSAGSQQSGTSVADAIIIPPLPANSIIGTSGPGSLGQPYSMPRRGSVPCESSNNVAQLRSSFSLKRRSTKKAIRRRSSGGAEILSPILSEDSGAGGSSGGAAASSSSAWYRIKRSDAGHRRSDNESLLSRRRGSLPVEVLAIGYSGTLRH; encoded by the exons ATCGCGGACGGTGCCACGATGGAACCGACGGACACTTCGAGCTACAAGCGATTGATAT CTAATACATCCAGCACGAcaccggcaacgacgacgatcgtagCACCGGCAACAGTGACACCGACGACGGCCTCCGCtaatgtgatgctgatgcacgatgaggacgatgcaGACGGGGTTGGGCTCGGTAGTGATGCGGCCGCCGTATGCAGCCCACCGGTTGGCGCTTCCCTAAGACGAATCTCCGAGCACGATCGGCCACTGTTCGAGGCACTGTTGGCGGAGGAAAGTGGTGAGCTACCACGGCGGCGACATGCCTGTACCGGGCGCTTCCTCACCATGCACAAGCGCCGCAGGAAGAAGCTGCTGACGCGCAGCCTTGCCCTCGATCAGGCCATCCTGGACGATGTGCTGCACGGTCAGGTGCAGTGCATCCTCGATCGGGTGCACCATTGGCGCTTCAATGCATTCACCCTCGAGACGGTCACTGGCG GTCGCTCACTGCCGGTGCTATGTGTTCATCTGTTCCACTGGTACGGCCTTCTGGACCACTTCCACCTAGACGTAGTTAGAGTATGGAAATTGTTTAGCTTAATCGAGGAGGGCTACCACAGCACGAACCCGTACCACAACTCGATCCACGCGACGGATGTGACGCAGGCGATGCACTGCTTCCTGCAGGAGCGCCGCATTCTCGAGCATCTGAGCCCGCTCGAGATCATGGCGTCGCTGATCGGGGCCGTGACGCACGATCTGGATCACCCGGGCGTCAACCAGCCGTTCCTGATCGCGACCTCCAACCATCTGGCGGCACTGTACGAGAACACGTCGGTGCTGGAGAACCACCActggcgatcggcgatcgggTGCCTGCTGGAGAGCGGTGTGGCCGAGCAGGTACAGGACATCCGGCCCGAGCTGGAGAAACAGATAAGCTCTCTAATCCTGGCGACCGACATTACGCGGCAGCAGGAGTTTATTGGCCGGTTCCGGGACTATCTGAGCCGGGATGCGCTCGATATGCGCAACACCGACCATCGCCACTTCATACTGCAGATCTCGCTCAAGTGTGCCGACATCTCGAACCCGTGCCGACCGTGGGACATCAGCAAGAAGTGGAGCCAGAAGGTGTGCGAAGAGTTCTTCCGCCAGGGTGACTACGAGCGGCAGCTTAACCTGCCGGTCACTTCGCTCTGTGATCGCCAGACGACGACCGTGCCGAAGATACAGACCGGGTTTTTCAAGTTCGTCGTCACGCCACTGATGGACGAGTGGCACCGGTTTCTGCGCACCGATCTGTCCCACTCGATGATGCACCATCTCCGGTACAACCAGGCCCAGTGGGAGAGCAAGCTGCAGGCGGAGATCAACGAGGAGACGCGCACGGAGATCTCCGATGCGGAGCTGCTGGATGACGAGGATCTCGAAGTGGCCGTGAGTGGGGCGgacaatggtggtggtgccgggtgTGACGACGAGTGTGACGAATCGGGCCAGCTTACGCTCGATCTCTCCGAAAGCTCCGAGATGCTACTGCCCGTTATGGCGGCCAAATTGGGACGACGCAGTTCGCTGCAGGTGGCCGGTGCTAGCGGAGGTTTTGGTGTTGGGCGTGCAAGAACCGACCGACGTCTGTCGGTTCCGGCGACACACTGCATCCCGAAGATCATTCTTCCGGCGAAGGATGGCAgcgctagtggtggtgctggtgggacTTGCGGTGGCAGTGTACGGAGTggcggcactggtggtggtactggcgAGTTCAGTTTGCCACCGGAATCGATCCAGGAAGGGGACGAACATCGCTTCGACAACGATTCGCTATCGATCTTCTCCTCCGATAGTGACAGTCTGCATCGTGGTGCCCGCGGTTCCTCCACTGGCAGTGCGGCCGATCGGGAGCGGCCACTGAGTGCGGAGAATCTGCTGCCGGATTGCAGTATCGCTTCGATGACGGACGGTGCGTGTGGCGATCGGCTTAACCTTGTGCTGCATGGTGCGGCCAGTGTCGGTAACACCGCGAACCTGCTCACGGTCGGTACCTCCAAACATCTCATCCGCCAGCAAACGTTCCCACCGCTACAACCGTACGTACGTACGCGCTACATGTCTTCGCAGGCGGAGCTCGGTGCATGTCCCGAGGCGCTGCTGGAGTCGAACTCgagcagttccagcagctgctccAACACGAACCACCTACAGCAGCCATCCCAACCGGGCCAGGgccagcaaccaccatcggtccatcatcaccatcatcatcatcatcgacacacGTCCACGCACACTGAATCTCGTGCCCGTATTCTGGCGACTCGTAAGGATAGCATTAAACGGGAACCACAACCGGATGCACCCAGTTCGTCCTCGCTGCAGgacaacagcagtagcagtagcagctgcagctgtagcggtggcactggtgccggtggtcaaGGAAGCAAGATCAAGGTACCGAAACTGTCCCACGGCCAGAAGGAGAACCTTGATCCGTCGATGCTGAAACGAAGCCTCAGCCGGCGGCGTGGATCCGCACCGGTCACTGTGGCActtccaccgaaaccgggcACCACCGATGGACCGTTGGCAGCGACGGGCGCCTCCGTTGGTCCCCTTGGAAGCGAGGGTGCCAAATCTTTCGTCATCAAAACGTGCGATCTGATGCGCCGGGGATCGATGCCAGCCGATGCCATCATCC ATGCCAAGGATCTTCCACCGCCACAAAGTTCCGCCGGCAGTCAGCAGTCGGGGACAAGCGTGGCggatgccatcatcatcccaccaCTTCCcgccaacagcatcatcggaACGAGCGGCCCAGGCAGTCTCGGACAACCGTACAGCATGCCGCGCCGTGGATCGGTGCCATGcgagagcagcaacaatgtGGCCCAGCTTCGGAGCAGCTTCAGTCTGAAGCGGCGCAGCACCAAGAAAGCCATCCGTCGTCGCTCGTCGGGTGGGGCAGAAATTCTCAGCCCGATCCTGTCGGAAGATTCGGGTGCCGGTGGTTCCTCGGGAGGGGCCGCCGCCTCCTCGTCATCCGCCTGGTATCGGATCAAGCGCAGCGATGCCGGTCATCGGCGCAGCGATAACGAGAGTCTCCTGTCCCGACGACGGGGTTCCCTTCCCGTCGAAGTGCTCGCGATCGGTTACTCCG GAACACTTCGCCATTGA
- the LOC126578852 gene encoding uncharacterized protein LOC126578852 isoform X3, with translation MQRCGLCSIISSLLRRAMCVGSRRGSGESYYQELAETNVRQYIKYNESATIADGATMEPTDTSSYKRLISNTSSTTPATTTIVAPATVTPTTASANVMLMHDEDDADGVGLGSDAAAVCSPPVGASLRRISEHDRPLFEALLAEESGELPRRRHACTGRFLTMHKRRRKKLLTRSLALDQAILDDVLHGQVQCILDRVHHWRFNAFTLETVTGGRSLPVLCVHLFHWYGLLDHFHLDVVRVWKLFSLIEEGYHSTNPYHNSIHATDVTQAMHCFLQERRILEHLSPLEIMASLIGAVTHDLDHPGVNQPFLIATSNHLAALYENTSVLENHHWRSAIGCLLESGVAEQVQDIRPELEKQISSLILATDITRQQEFIGRFRDYLSRDALDMRNTDHRHFILQISLKCADISNPCRPWDISKKWSQKVCEEFFRQGDYERQLNLPVTSLCDRQTTTVPKIQTGFFKFVVTPLMDEWHRFLRTDLSHSMMHHLRYNQAQWESKLQAEINEETRTEISDAELLDDEDLEVAVSGADNGGGAGCDDECDESGQLTLDLSESSEMLLPVMAAKLGRRSSLQVAGASGGFGVGRARTDRRLSVPATHCIPKIILPAKDGSASGGAGGTCGGSVRSGGTGGGTGEFSLPPESIQEGDEHRFDNDSLSIFSSDSDSLHRGARGSSTGSAADRERPLSAENLLPDCSIASMTDGACGDRLNLVLHGAASVGNTANLLTAELGACPEALLESNSSSSSSCSNTNHLQQPSQPGQGQQPPSVHHHHHHHHRHTSTHTESRARILATRKDSIKREPQPDAPSSSSLQDNSSSSSSCSCSGGTGAGGQGSKIKVPKLSHGQKENLDPSMLKRSLSRRRGSAPVTVALPPKPGTTDGPLAATGASVGPLGSEGAKSFVIKTCDLMRRGSMPADAIIHAKDLPPPQSSAGSQQSGTSVADAIIIPPLPANSIIGTSGPGSLGQPYSMPRRGSVPCESSNNVAQLRSSFSLKRRSTKKAIRRRSSGGAEILSPILSEDSGAGGSSGGAAASSSSAWYRIKRSDAGHRRSDNESLLSRRRGSLPVEVLAIGYSGTLRH, from the exons GTACGTCAATACATAAAATACAATGAATCTGCAACC ATCGCGGACGGTGCCACGATGGAACCGACGGACACTTCGAGCTACAAGCGATTGATAT CTAATACATCCAGCACGAcaccggcaacgacgacgatcgtagCACCGGCAACAGTGACACCGACGACGGCCTCCGCtaatgtgatgctgatgcacgatgaggacgatgcaGACGGGGTTGGGCTCGGTAGTGATGCGGCCGCCGTATGCAGCCCACCGGTTGGCGCTTCCCTAAGACGAATCTCCGAGCACGATCGGCCACTGTTCGAGGCACTGTTGGCGGAGGAAAGTGGTGAGCTACCACGGCGGCGACATGCCTGTACCGGGCGCTTCCTCACCATGCACAAGCGCCGCAGGAAGAAGCTGCTGACGCGCAGCCTTGCCCTCGATCAGGCCATCCTGGACGATGTGCTGCACGGTCAGGTGCAGTGCATCCTCGATCGGGTGCACCATTGGCGCTTCAATGCATTCACCCTCGAGACGGTCACTGGCG GTCGCTCACTGCCGGTGCTATGTGTTCATCTGTTCCACTGGTACGGCCTTCTGGACCACTTCCACCTAGACGTAGTTAGAGTATGGAAATTGTTTAGCTTAATCGAGGAGGGCTACCACAGCACGAACCCGTACCACAACTCGATCCACGCGACGGATGTGACGCAGGCGATGCACTGCTTCCTGCAGGAGCGCCGCATTCTCGAGCATCTGAGCCCGCTCGAGATCATGGCGTCGCTGATCGGGGCCGTGACGCACGATCTGGATCACCCGGGCGTCAACCAGCCGTTCCTGATCGCGACCTCCAACCATCTGGCGGCACTGTACGAGAACACGTCGGTGCTGGAGAACCACCActggcgatcggcgatcgggTGCCTGCTGGAGAGCGGTGTGGCCGAGCAGGTACAGGACATCCGGCCCGAGCTGGAGAAACAGATAAGCTCTCTAATCCTGGCGACCGACATTACGCGGCAGCAGGAGTTTATTGGCCGGTTCCGGGACTATCTGAGCCGGGATGCGCTCGATATGCGCAACACCGACCATCGCCACTTCATACTGCAGATCTCGCTCAAGTGTGCCGACATCTCGAACCCGTGCCGACCGTGGGACATCAGCAAGAAGTGGAGCCAGAAGGTGTGCGAAGAGTTCTTCCGCCAGGGTGACTACGAGCGGCAGCTTAACCTGCCGGTCACTTCGCTCTGTGATCGCCAGACGACGACCGTGCCGAAGATACAGACCGGGTTTTTCAAGTTCGTCGTCACGCCACTGATGGACGAGTGGCACCGGTTTCTGCGCACCGATCTGTCCCACTCGATGATGCACCATCTCCGGTACAACCAGGCCCAGTGGGAGAGCAAGCTGCAGGCGGAGATCAACGAGGAGACGCGCACGGAGATCTCCGATGCGGAGCTGCTGGATGACGAGGATCTCGAAGTGGCCGTGAGTGGGGCGgacaatggtggtggtgccgggtgTGACGACGAGTGTGACGAATCGGGCCAGCTTACGCTCGATCTCTCCGAAAGCTCCGAGATGCTACTGCCCGTTATGGCGGCCAAATTGGGACGACGCAGTTCGCTGCAGGTGGCCGGTGCTAGCGGAGGTTTTGGTGTTGGGCGTGCAAGAACCGACCGACGTCTGTCGGTTCCGGCGACACACTGCATCCCGAAGATCATTCTTCCGGCGAAGGATGGCAgcgctagtggtggtgctggtgggacTTGCGGTGGCAGTGTACGGAGTggcggcactggtggtggtactggcgAGTTCAGTTTGCCACCGGAATCGATCCAGGAAGGGGACGAACATCGCTTCGACAACGATTCGCTATCGATCTTCTCCTCCGATAGTGACAGTCTGCATCGTGGTGCCCGCGGTTCCTCCACTGGCAGTGCGGCCGATCGGGAGCGGCCACTGAGTGCGGAGAATCTGCTGCCGGATTGCAGTATCGCTTCGATGACGGACGGTGCGTGTGGCGATCGGCTTAACCTTGTGCTGCATGGTGCGGCCAGTGTCGGTAACACCGCGAACCTGCTCACG GCGGAGCTCGGTGCATGTCCCGAGGCGCTGCTGGAGTCGAACTCgagcagttccagcagctgctccAACACGAACCACCTACAGCAGCCATCCCAACCGGGCCAGGgccagcaaccaccatcggtccatcatcaccatcatcatcatcatcgacacacGTCCACGCACACTGAATCTCGTGCCCGTATTCTGGCGACTCGTAAGGATAGCATTAAACGGGAACCACAACCGGATGCACCCAGTTCGTCCTCGCTGCAGgacaacagcagtagcagtagcagctgcagctgtagcggtggcactggtgccggtggtcaaGGAAGCAAGATCAAGGTACCGAAACTGTCCCACGGCCAGAAGGAGAACCTTGATCCGTCGATGCTGAAACGAAGCCTCAGCCGGCGGCGTGGATCCGCACCGGTCACTGTGGCActtccaccgaaaccgggcACCACCGATGGACCGTTGGCAGCGACGGGCGCCTCCGTTGGTCCCCTTGGAAGCGAGGGTGCCAAATCTTTCGTCATCAAAACGTGCGATCTGATGCGCCGGGGATCGATGCCAGCCGATGCCATCATCC ATGCCAAGGATCTTCCACCGCCACAAAGTTCCGCCGGCAGTCAGCAGTCGGGGACAAGCGTGGCggatgccatcatcatcccaccaCTTCCcgccaacagcatcatcggaACGAGCGGCCCAGGCAGTCTCGGACAACCGTACAGCATGCCGCGCCGTGGATCGGTGCCATGcgagagcagcaacaatgtGGCCCAGCTTCGGAGCAGCTTCAGTCTGAAGCGGCGCAGCACCAAGAAAGCCATCCGTCGTCGCTCGTCGGGTGGGGCAGAAATTCTCAGCCCGATCCTGTCGGAAGATTCGGGTGCCGGTGGTTCCTCGGGAGGGGCCGCCGCCTCCTCGTCATCCGCCTGGTATCGGATCAAGCGCAGCGATGCCGGTCATCGGCGCAGCGATAACGAGAGTCTCCTGTCCCGACGACGGGGTTCCCTTCCCGTCGAAGTGCTCGCGATCGGTTACTCCG GAACACTTCGCCATTGA
- the LOC126578852 gene encoding uncharacterized protein LOC126578852 isoform X1, with translation MQRCGLCSIISSLLRRAMCVGSRRGSGESYYQELAETNVRQYIKYNESATIADGATMEPTDTSSYKRLISNTSSTTPATTTIVAPATVTPTTASANVMLMHDEDDADGVGLGSDAAAVCSPPVGASLRRISEHDRPLFEALLAEESGELPRRRHACTGRFLTMHKRRRKKLLTRSLALDQAILDDVLHGQVQCILDRVHHWRFNAFTLETVTGGRSLPVLCVHLFHWYGLLDHFHLDVVRVWKLFSLIEEGYHSTNPYHNSIHATDVTQAMHCFLQERRILEHLSPLEIMASLIGAVTHDLDHPGVNQPFLIATSNHLAALYENTSVLENHHWRSAIGCLLESGVAEQVQDIRPELEKQISSLILATDITRQQEFIGRFRDYLSRDALDMRNTDHRHFILQISLKCADISNPCRPWDISKKWSQKVCEEFFRQGDYERQLNLPVTSLCDRQTTTVPKIQTGFFKFVVTPLMDEWHRFLRTDLSHSMMHHLRYNQAQWESKLQAEINEETRTEISDAELLDDEDLEVAVSGADNGGGAGCDDECDESGQLTLDLSESSEMLLPVMAAKLGRRSSLQVAGASGGFGVGRARTDRRLSVPATHCIPKIILPAKDGSASGGAGGTCGGSVRSGGTGGGTGEFSLPPESIQEGDEHRFDNDSLSIFSSDSDSLHRGARGSSTGSAADRERPLSAENLLPDCSIASMTDGACGDRLNLVLHGAASVGNTANLLTVGTSKHLIRQQTFPPLQPYVRTRYMSSQAELGACPEALLESNSSSSSSCSNTNHLQQPSQPGQGQQPPSVHHHHHHHHRHTSTHTESRARILATRKDSIKREPQPDAPSSSSLQDNSSSSSSCSCSGGTGAGGQGSKIKVPKLSHGQKENLDPSMLKRSLSRRRGSAPVTVALPPKPGTTDGPLAATGASVGPLGSEGAKSFVIKTCDLMRRGSMPADAIIHAKDLPPPQSSAGSQQSGTSVADAIIIPPLPANSIIGTSGPGSLGQPYSMPRRGSVPCESSNNVAQLRSSFSLKRRSTKKAIRRRSSGGAEILSPILSEDSGAGGSSGGAAASSSSAWYRIKRSDAGHRRSDNESLLSRRRGSLPVEVLAIGYSGTLRH, from the exons GTACGTCAATACATAAAATACAATGAATCTGCAACC ATCGCGGACGGTGCCACGATGGAACCGACGGACACTTCGAGCTACAAGCGATTGATAT CTAATACATCCAGCACGAcaccggcaacgacgacgatcgtagCACCGGCAACAGTGACACCGACGACGGCCTCCGCtaatgtgatgctgatgcacgatgaggacgatgcaGACGGGGTTGGGCTCGGTAGTGATGCGGCCGCCGTATGCAGCCCACCGGTTGGCGCTTCCCTAAGACGAATCTCCGAGCACGATCGGCCACTGTTCGAGGCACTGTTGGCGGAGGAAAGTGGTGAGCTACCACGGCGGCGACATGCCTGTACCGGGCGCTTCCTCACCATGCACAAGCGCCGCAGGAAGAAGCTGCTGACGCGCAGCCTTGCCCTCGATCAGGCCATCCTGGACGATGTGCTGCACGGTCAGGTGCAGTGCATCCTCGATCGGGTGCACCATTGGCGCTTCAATGCATTCACCCTCGAGACGGTCACTGGCG GTCGCTCACTGCCGGTGCTATGTGTTCATCTGTTCCACTGGTACGGCCTTCTGGACCACTTCCACCTAGACGTAGTTAGAGTATGGAAATTGTTTAGCTTAATCGAGGAGGGCTACCACAGCACGAACCCGTACCACAACTCGATCCACGCGACGGATGTGACGCAGGCGATGCACTGCTTCCTGCAGGAGCGCCGCATTCTCGAGCATCTGAGCCCGCTCGAGATCATGGCGTCGCTGATCGGGGCCGTGACGCACGATCTGGATCACCCGGGCGTCAACCAGCCGTTCCTGATCGCGACCTCCAACCATCTGGCGGCACTGTACGAGAACACGTCGGTGCTGGAGAACCACCActggcgatcggcgatcgggTGCCTGCTGGAGAGCGGTGTGGCCGAGCAGGTACAGGACATCCGGCCCGAGCTGGAGAAACAGATAAGCTCTCTAATCCTGGCGACCGACATTACGCGGCAGCAGGAGTTTATTGGCCGGTTCCGGGACTATCTGAGCCGGGATGCGCTCGATATGCGCAACACCGACCATCGCCACTTCATACTGCAGATCTCGCTCAAGTGTGCCGACATCTCGAACCCGTGCCGACCGTGGGACATCAGCAAGAAGTGGAGCCAGAAGGTGTGCGAAGAGTTCTTCCGCCAGGGTGACTACGAGCGGCAGCTTAACCTGCCGGTCACTTCGCTCTGTGATCGCCAGACGACGACCGTGCCGAAGATACAGACCGGGTTTTTCAAGTTCGTCGTCACGCCACTGATGGACGAGTGGCACCGGTTTCTGCGCACCGATCTGTCCCACTCGATGATGCACCATCTCCGGTACAACCAGGCCCAGTGGGAGAGCAAGCTGCAGGCGGAGATCAACGAGGAGACGCGCACGGAGATCTCCGATGCGGAGCTGCTGGATGACGAGGATCTCGAAGTGGCCGTGAGTGGGGCGgacaatggtggtggtgccgggtgTGACGACGAGTGTGACGAATCGGGCCAGCTTACGCTCGATCTCTCCGAAAGCTCCGAGATGCTACTGCCCGTTATGGCGGCCAAATTGGGACGACGCAGTTCGCTGCAGGTGGCCGGTGCTAGCGGAGGTTTTGGTGTTGGGCGTGCAAGAACCGACCGACGTCTGTCGGTTCCGGCGACACACTGCATCCCGAAGATCATTCTTCCGGCGAAGGATGGCAgcgctagtggtggtgctggtgggacTTGCGGTGGCAGTGTACGGAGTggcggcactggtggtggtactggcgAGTTCAGTTTGCCACCGGAATCGATCCAGGAAGGGGACGAACATCGCTTCGACAACGATTCGCTATCGATCTTCTCCTCCGATAGTGACAGTCTGCATCGTGGTGCCCGCGGTTCCTCCACTGGCAGTGCGGCCGATCGGGAGCGGCCACTGAGTGCGGAGAATCTGCTGCCGGATTGCAGTATCGCTTCGATGACGGACGGTGCGTGTGGCGATCGGCTTAACCTTGTGCTGCATGGTGCGGCCAGTGTCGGTAACACCGCGAACCTGCTCACGGTCGGTACCTCCAAACATCTCATCCGCCAGCAAACGTTCCCACCGCTACAACCGTACGTACGTACGCGCTACATGTCTTCGCAGGCGGAGCTCGGTGCATGTCCCGAGGCGCTGCTGGAGTCGAACTCgagcagttccagcagctgctccAACACGAACCACCTACAGCAGCCATCCCAACCGGGCCAGGgccagcaaccaccatcggtccatcatcaccatcatcatcatcatcgacacacGTCCACGCACACTGAATCTCGTGCCCGTATTCTGGCGACTCGTAAGGATAGCATTAAACGGGAACCACAACCGGATGCACCCAGTTCGTCCTCGCTGCAGgacaacagcagtagcagtagcagctgcagctgtagcggtggcactggtgccggtggtcaaGGAAGCAAGATCAAGGTACCGAAACTGTCCCACGGCCAGAAGGAGAACCTTGATCCGTCGATGCTGAAACGAAGCCTCAGCCGGCGGCGTGGATCCGCACCGGTCACTGTGGCActtccaccgaaaccgggcACCACCGATGGACCGTTGGCAGCGACGGGCGCCTCCGTTGGTCCCCTTGGAAGCGAGGGTGCCAAATCTTTCGTCATCAAAACGTGCGATCTGATGCGCCGGGGATCGATGCCAGCCGATGCCATCATCC ATGCCAAGGATCTTCCACCGCCACAAAGTTCCGCCGGCAGTCAGCAGTCGGGGACAAGCGTGGCggatgccatcatcatcccaccaCTTCCcgccaacagcatcatcggaACGAGCGGCCCAGGCAGTCTCGGACAACCGTACAGCATGCCGCGCCGTGGATCGGTGCCATGcgagagcagcaacaatgtGGCCCAGCTTCGGAGCAGCTTCAGTCTGAAGCGGCGCAGCACCAAGAAAGCCATCCGTCGTCGCTCGTCGGGTGGGGCAGAAATTCTCAGCCCGATCCTGTCGGAAGATTCGGGTGCCGGTGGTTCCTCGGGAGGGGCCGCCGCCTCCTCGTCATCCGCCTGGTATCGGATCAAGCGCAGCGATGCCGGTCATCGGCGCAGCGATAACGAGAGTCTCCTGTCCCGACGACGGGGTTCCCTTCCCGTCGAAGTGCTCGCGATCGGTTACTCCG GAACACTTCGCCATTGA